A section of the Marinoscillum sp. 108 genome encodes:
- a CDS encoding PAS domain S-box protein: MRIPEIPANEQSRLEALRELEILDTLPEEEFDNITKLASEICQVPISLITFIDEGRQWFKSHHGLDVEYTSREVAYCAHAINDPKEILEVHDAYEDERFHDNPLAVGEPLVRFYAGVPLVDPEGHALGTLCVIDHKPNQLSIGQKEALRTLAQHVMAILNVRSKNIELIKSQQKFQDLVNHMDDMIYELDSNGYFKFSNIKLQKLSGYSDQELSQMSYLTLVKENARSEMIAFYNEQRTKKQSKSYYEFPMITRQGEERMIGQNVVIDFDQHGKLSRVMAVARDVTELHEQQRVFRLLSENSKDLICLHEPDGTYIYVSSSVKDLLGFDQEEMIGRNPYDFMHPEDRDRLRENPHAQTLKGKEIGGVQYRMKTSAGNYLWLESYTKPIVIDGEVVSFQTSSRDISKRRFNELQVQKSKENIEALIENTEDAIWSVDRKFRYKIANGAYKALIKWLVGREPEIGESGLDVGDKMFQDLLQHYRKSLDGKKFNIEYQLTHNGVRRYFQKFFNPIRNQEGIITGVSVFARDISYEKKILRNADRYREGLQLLNIIFSNTSLTMDQQIGEALKISCEYLKMPSGIIGQVEKGFVTIKKYYSSEPVPIKEGDRFPFENTFSQLIYDYGRTLAIENVSQSDFKEVSSFKAFKVSSFIGASISVNGVRYGTISFGSTEQRGEFFDSNETDFVDILAGWIGFNIEKQLYEKRLRSEQDVLRAFVHSAPAAIAMLDENLTYLAVSSQWKVDYQLGDRDLIGANHYEIFNNIPDSWKEAYESGLQGKESRKERELFEMGGQTRWLKWEVRPWYTSNKEIGGIIVFTEDITRQITQEEELKLAKNEAEKASQAKEFFLSSMSHEIRTPMNAIIGISNIMLYENPRADQLENLKLLKFSSSNLLVLINDILDFNKIEAGKMELELIDFNLKEVAMNVYQTMLIRANEKGLVFLFDYQNGLPENFVGDSVRITQILTNLLGNAIKFTEEGIVKFKIEEKKRLGKEVILGFTVTDTGIGIPKDKIDAIFENFTQASTNVARKFGGTGLGLAITRELLKIMGSDVTVESEEGEGSVFTFDLKLPIGSLKSLQQDYSEISAVAPESSNTGIRLLVAEDHKTNREILAKFLDRWGFKYDFAENGLEAIQMASKKNYSMILMDIQMPVMDGFEATREIRKMKNPQLKDIPIYALTASVLLGVQEKAITAGMSGYISKPFDPDELYAKITSESIRLEYETPVVTRDVLSHEAITQMSLGDEEFKEELYRYYSSEFHRLLGDLHSALEQEDRDMRHASIEELTKLNKGEIMPDLTPLLQALNDEQSAADLKRIPAALYELIHTLTARHDRGS, from the coding sequence AAGCCGACTGGAAGCACTACGTGAACTGGAGATTCTCGATACCCTCCCGGAAGAAGAGTTCGATAATATTACCAAATTGGCCAGTGAGATTTGTCAGGTACCCATCTCTCTCATTACATTCATAGACGAAGGTCGGCAATGGTTTAAATCACATCATGGACTCGATGTAGAGTACACCTCGAGAGAAGTAGCTTACTGCGCTCATGCGATCAATGACCCCAAAGAGATTCTGGAGGTGCACGATGCCTATGAAGATGAACGCTTTCATGATAATCCTTTGGCCGTAGGGGAACCTTTAGTGAGGTTCTATGCCGGTGTGCCTCTGGTGGATCCGGAGGGGCATGCATTGGGTACACTGTGTGTGATAGATCATAAACCCAATCAGCTTTCGATAGGTCAGAAGGAGGCACTGAGAACTCTTGCCCAGCATGTGATGGCTATTCTGAACGTGCGTAGTAAAAACATCGAGTTGATAAAGAGTCAACAGAAGTTTCAGGACTTGGTCAACCACATGGATGATATGATCTATGAGCTGGACTCAAATGGGTACTTTAAGTTTTCGAACATCAAGCTTCAGAAGCTCAGCGGGTACAGTGATCAAGAATTGTCTCAGATGTCCTATTTGACGCTCGTTAAGGAAAATGCCAGATCAGAAATGATAGCTTTTTACAATGAGCAGAGGACCAAAAAGCAGTCCAAAAGCTATTATGAATTTCCAATGATCACACGCCAGGGAGAGGAGCGAATGATTGGTCAGAATGTGGTCATAGATTTTGACCAACATGGGAAACTCTCTCGTGTGATGGCCGTGGCAAGGGACGTTACAGAATTGCATGAGCAACAGCGCGTATTTCGACTGCTTTCAGAAAACTCAAAAGATCTCATTTGTCTGCATGAACCCGACGGTACATACATCTATGTGTCCTCATCGGTAAAAGATCTTTTAGGGTTTGATCAGGAGGAAATGATCGGTCGGAATCCGTACGATTTCATGCACCCCGAAGATAGGGATCGCCTAAGGGAGAATCCTCATGCCCAAACGCTCAAGGGAAAAGAAATAGGAGGGGTTCAATATCGCATGAAAACAAGTGCTGGGAATTACCTGTGGTTGGAGTCGTACACCAAACCTATTGTGATTGACGGGGAAGTAGTGTCCTTTCAGACTTCATCCAGAGATATTTCTAAACGAAGGTTCAATGAGCTACAAGTTCAGAAGAGTAAGGAGAACATTGAAGCCCTCATAGAAAATACAGAGGACGCCATCTGGTCGGTGGATAGAAAATTTCGATATAAGATAGCCAATGGTGCTTATAAAGCATTGATCAAATGGCTGGTTGGTCGTGAACCTGAAATTGGTGAAAGTGGTCTGGATGTTGGTGATAAAATGTTTCAAGACCTGCTTCAGCATTATAGAAAATCCCTTGACGGGAAAAAGTTCAATATCGAATACCAGCTGACTCATAATGGAGTGAGGCGGTATTTTCAGAAGTTTTTTAATCCCATAAGGAATCAGGAAGGAATTATCACCGGGGTTTCTGTATTTGCAAGGGACATCTCCTACGAAAAGAAAATACTAAGAAATGCAGATAGGTATCGGGAGGGATTGCAGCTTCTTAATATCATCTTTTCCAATACAAGTCTGACAATGGATCAGCAGATTGGAGAGGCCTTGAAAATCTCATGTGAGTACCTCAAAATGCCTTCCGGGATTATCGGTCAGGTAGAAAAGGGCTTTGTGACGATTAAAAAGTATTATTCCTCAGAGCCTGTACCGATCAAGGAGGGAGATAGGTTCCCATTCGAAAATACTTTTAGTCAGTTAATCTACGATTATGGAAGAACACTGGCCATCGAGAACGTGAGCCAGTCAGATTTCAAAGAAGTCAGTAGCTTTAAAGCTTTCAAGGTAAGTTCCTTTATAGGTGCAAGTATCTCGGTAAATGGAGTTCGCTATGGTACGATAAGTTTTGGCTCTACCGAACAGCGTGGAGAATTTTTCGATTCCAATGAAACGGACTTTGTGGATATTCTGGCGGGCTGGATAGGATTTAATATTGAAAAGCAGTTATACGAGAAGCGATTGCGCTCCGAGCAGGATGTACTTCGCGCGTTTGTTCACTCAGCCCCTGCAGCCATTGCCATGTTGGATGAGAATCTGACCTACCTGGCCGTGAGTAGTCAGTGGAAGGTGGATTATCAGTTGGGAGACCGTGATCTCATCGGAGCGAATCATTATGAGATATTTAACAACATACCTGATTCTTGGAAGGAGGCCTATGAATCAGGCCTTCAGGGCAAGGAATCCCGAAAGGAAAGGGAGCTTTTTGAGATGGGCGGCCAGACTCGCTGGCTGAAATGGGAAGTGCGGCCGTGGTATACTTCTAACAAAGAAATTGGCGGGATCATAGTTTTCACCGAAGATATCACGAGGCAAATCACACAGGAAGAAGAGCTGAAACTCGCGAAGAATGAAGCCGAGAAAGCATCACAAGCGAAAGAATTTTTCTTGTCCTCTATGAGCCATGAGATCAGAACTCCAATGAATGCCATCATTGGTATTTCGAACATCATGCTGTATGAAAACCCCCGGGCCGACCAGTTGGAAAATTTAAAGCTGTTGAAGTTTTCTAGTTCTAATCTCCTGGTATTAATCAACGATATTTTGGATTTTAATAAAATCGAAGCGGGTAAAATGGAGCTGGAACTGATTGATTTTAATCTGAAAGAGGTGGCCATGAATGTTTATCAGACCATGCTGATAAGGGCTAATGAGAAGGGGCTGGTGTTCTTGTTTGATTATCAAAATGGCTTACCCGAAAACTTTGTTGGCGACTCTGTTAGGATCACCCAAATCCTCACAAACCTGTTGGGAAATGCCATCAAATTCACGGAGGAAGGCATTGTGAAGTTTAAAATTGAGGAGAAGAAACGATTAGGGAAGGAGGTTATCCTGGGCTTTACGGTGACAGATACAGGAATTGGTATTCCTAAAGATAAGATTGATGCCATTTTCGAAAATTTCACCCAAGCGAGTACCAACGTGGCTAGAAAATTTGGTGGCACGGGGCTGGGCTTAGCCATCACCAGAGAGCTCCTTAAAATCATGGGTTCGGACGTGACTGTAGAAAGTGAAGAGGGAGAGGGGTCTGTTTTTACTTTTGACCTGAAGTTGCCCATTGGTTCTTTGAAGTCCCTCCAGCAGGATTATTCGGAGATAAGTGCTGTAGCACCTGAAAGTTCGAATACCGGAATTCGTTTACTAGTGGCGGAAGATCACAAAACAAACCGGGAGATACTTGCCAAATTTCTAGATAGGTGGGGTTTTAAGTATGATTTCGCTGAAAATGGACTTGAAGCCATTCAAATGGCAAGTAAGAAGAATTACAGCATGATTCTCATGGATATTCAAATGCCCGTAATGGACGGTTTTGAAGCAACCAGAGAAATCAGGAAAATGAAAAATCCGCAACTAAAGGATATTCCAATTTATGCACTGACAGCCTCTGTATTGCTGGGAGTGCAGGAGAAGGCAATCACTGCCGGAATGAGCGGATACATTAGCAAACCATTTGATCCAGACGAACTTTATGCCAAAATCACGAGTGAATCCATTCGACTTGAGTATGAAACGCCTGTGGTAACCAGGGATGTACTGAGTCATGAAGCGATCACACAGATGAGCCTCGGAGATGAGGAATTCAAAGAGGAACTCTACAGATATTATTCATCCGAATTTCACAGATTGCTTGGTGATCTGCATAGCGCCTTGGAACAGGAAGATCGTGATATGAGACATGCCAGTATTGAAGAACTTACAAAGCTTAACAAAGGTGAGATCATGCCAGATTTAACACCACTGCTTCAGGCGCTCAATGATGAGCAATCTGCGGCTGATCTCAAAAGAATTCCTGCTGCTCTTTATGAATTGATACATACTTTGACTGCTCGTCATGATAGGGGAAGCTGA
- a CDS encoding Hpt domain-containing protein: MPLTLEEIKYQHLKGSTQILLASFDGKVLASCNTLVPIPVGYDLFDSNSFLQNPSLRDQLALNEDLYIHGVRLNLEGTEAIYDLHLSLSSTGSNEDQIIFFLEDRTRSVTFVEDEESEEKLHEFILKISTPLDILKELSLSDKGGEGKSPARGLIMAYFDRFIHGVHHSQINFPSEEVPFRVEHISVAVEMCFESMMESRGLKLASVVGFESKFLIGDRLGILQVVFQVLGFLLTDQKSGHVQVNFNYLPKEEQLEVEISGSPDSNVYGDIVKAMENEGEFGISAEMTLQLLFDCRAVAYHEPVQVANLTLSKKEFPYLFGITGGDLSLVKDIFQTILVSLAMDMDDFEKAIAQEDWELIGRVAHKMKPNFSSLQRKDIAESLQHIEEITTGQDLAGLEEKLKDFIRSANEALENLKKYKV; encoded by the coding sequence ATGCCATTAACACTCGAAGAGATAAAGTACCAACACCTTAAAGGTTCCACTCAGATTCTTTTGGCATCTTTTGATGGCAAAGTCTTGGCATCATGCAATACCCTGGTACCGATTCCTGTTGGATATGACCTGTTTGATTCTAATTCATTTTTGCAAAATCCCTCCCTCAGGGACCAGCTGGCATTGAATGAAGACCTGTATATACATGGTGTTCGTCTAAATCTGGAGGGTACAGAAGCTATTTACGATTTACACTTGAGTCTCTCTTCCACGGGATCCAATGAGGATCAGATCATCTTTTTTCTGGAAGATCGCACGCGTTCGGTCACCTTCGTCGAAGATGAAGAAAGTGAAGAAAAATTGCATGAGTTTATCTTAAAAATATCCACTCCGCTGGATATTCTGAAAGAATTATCCCTTTCAGACAAAGGTGGAGAAGGTAAGTCACCTGCCAGGGGGCTCATTATGGCTTATTTTGATCGGTTCATTCACGGAGTGCATCATTCACAGATCAATTTTCCAAGTGAGGAAGTGCCTTTTCGGGTAGAACATATTAGTGTAGCGGTAGAGATGTGTTTTGAAAGTATGATGGAATCAAGGGGGCTTAAGCTTGCCTCTGTGGTGGGATTCGAATCCAAGTTTTTGATTGGTGACCGTTTAGGTATTCTTCAGGTGGTTTTTCAGGTTTTGGGGTTCCTGCTGACAGATCAGAAAAGTGGACATGTACAGGTGAATTTTAACTATCTCCCCAAAGAAGAACAATTAGAAGTTGAAATATCAGGATCCCCAGACAGCAATGTCTATGGGGATATAGTAAAGGCCATGGAAAATGAAGGTGAATTTGGGATTTCTGCTGAAATGACGCTGCAGTTATTGTTTGATTGCCGTGCAGTAGCCTACCATGAGCCGGTTCAGGTGGCCAATTTGACCTTGAGTAAGAAGGAATTTCCATACCTCTTCGGAATTACCGGGGGAGATCTCTCACTGGTCAAGGATATTTTTCAAACCATACTCGTTTCACTTGCTATGGATATGGATGATTTTGAGAAAGCCATAGCTCAGGAAGACTGGGAGTTGATCGGGAGGGTTGCCCATAAGATGAAACCCAATTTTTCGAGCCTTCAACGAAAGGATATAGCTGAATCGCTACAGCATATCGAGGAGATTACCACTGGTCAGGACCTTGCCGGGCTGGAGGAGAAACTCAAAGATTTTATTAGAAGTGCTAACGAAGCGCTGGAGAATTTAAAAAAGTATAAAGTATGA